In Rhodothermia bacterium, one DNA window encodes the following:
- a CDS encoding DUF58 domain-containing protein — translation MIPREILRKVRQLEIRTKGIVSNLFGGEYHSAFKGRGMEFVEVRPYQFGDDIRAIDWNVSARSGDETYVKVFQEEREQTLMLAVDISGSGMFGSRQMFKKDLAAEVCAVLAFSAIQNNDKVGLLLFSDRVELFVPPKKGRRHVLRIIRDLYAFNPLSIQTDIGVALEHLLHTLRRRSIVLILSDFIHRGYERPLQILGRRHDTIAIRISDKREAELPNLGLLEMMDAETGETFVCDTASKEVQKRLRTINRTRDAERATRFRKMQVDLVELRTDTSYIEPLSRYFRERHRRR, via the coding sequence ATGATTCCACGCGAAATTCTGCGAAAAGTCCGACAGTTGGAAATCCGAACAAAGGGGATAGTGTCCAATTTGTTTGGTGGTGAATATCATTCCGCATTTAAAGGACGGGGCATGGAGTTTGTCGAGGTTCGGCCATACCAATTTGGTGATGACATTCGAGCCATAGACTGGAATGTTTCGGCGCGAAGTGGGGACGAGACGTATGTCAAGGTCTTTCAGGAGGAACGCGAACAAACGCTTATGCTCGCCGTTGATATTTCGGGATCGGGGATGTTTGGTTCGCGGCAAATGTTCAAAAAAGATTTGGCTGCCGAGGTTTGTGCGGTTCTGGCCTTTAGCGCCATTCAGAACAACGACAAAGTGGGTCTGCTACTTTTTAGTGATCGGGTAGAATTGTTTGTTCCTCCCAAAAAAGGTCGCCGGCATGTGCTTCGGATTATCAGGGATTTGTACGCTTTCAATCCGTTGTCTATCCAGACAGATATTGGTGTGGCGCTCGAACATTTGCTCCACACGCTACGGCGTCGGTCTATCGTCTTGATTCTCAGCGACTTTATTCATCGGGGTTATGAGCGCCCCTTACAGATTTTGGGTCGGCGACATGATACGATTGCCATACGAATATCGGATAAGCGGGAGGCGGAACTGCCCAACTTGGGGCTTTTAGAGATGATGGATGCCGAGACGGGGGAAACGTTTGTGTGTGATACGGCGAGTAAAGAGGTTCAAAAACGATTGCGGACGATCAACCGCACGCGGGATGCAGAGCGAGCAACACGGTTCCGAAAAATGCAAGTAGATTTGGTGGAGTTAAGAACAGATACAAGTTATATTGAACCTCTATCGCGCTATTTTAGGGAGCGGCATCGTCGTCGTTGA
- the atpG gene encoding ATP synthase F1 subunit gamma translates to MANLKEIRNRIASVINTQQVTSAMKLVAASKLRKAQEQIFATRPYAFKIHEFISEMQASIDPDTHPLLKPRAEVNNVLIVLISADRGLAGAFNTNVIKKAESLIREEYAAYEASGNLLMMCLGRKGHDYFSRRGAKMIGDYRGYFQHLNVRQNDEIEDLIREGYLEGKWDKVIIVYNEFRNTISQNLIAEPFLPIPHERFVTPIMEKFTDEAHQYHPTKNFKDQYIFEPDAASLVNELIPRYLNLQLWRMSLESNAAEQGARMVAMENATNNAGELLRQLRLTYNRERQAAITKEIIEVSSGADALG, encoded by the coding sequence ATGGCAAACTTAAAGGAAATACGCAACCGAATTGCCTCGGTTATCAATACCCAGCAGGTGACGTCGGCCATGAAGTTGGTAGCAGCTTCCAAGTTGCGTAAGGCACAGGAGCAAATCTTTGCGACACGCCCCTATGCTTTCAAAATACACGAGTTTATCTCCGAAATGCAGGCCAGCATAGATCCGGATACCCATCCGTTGCTCAAGCCCAGAGCGGAGGTGAACAATGTTTTGATCGTGCTGATCTCGGCAGATCGTGGCTTGGCTGGTGCGTTCAATACCAACGTGATCAAAAAGGCGGAATCGCTGATTAGAGAAGAATATGCGGCATATGAAGCAAGTGGGAACTTGTTGATGATGTGCTTAGGGCGTAAAGGACATGATTATTTTTCCCGACGCGGTGCAAAGATGATAGGAGACTATCGTGGATACTTCCAGCATCTCAACGTTCGTCAAAACGACGAGATCGAAGACCTGATCCGTGAGGGCTATTTAGAAGGGAAATGGGATAAGGTGATCATCGTTTATAACGAGTTCCGGAATACAATCTCCCAAAACCTAATCGCCGAGCCGTTTCTGCCCATTCCTCACGAGCGCTTTGTGACACCGATCATGGAGAAGTTTACCGACGAAGCCCATCAATACCATCCGACCAAAAACTTCAAAGACCAATACATCTTTGAGCCGGATGCCGCCTCTTTGGTGAACGAACTCATCCCAAGGTATCTGAACTTACAGTTGTGGCGCATGAGCCTTGAGTCGAATGCAGCCGAGCAAGGCGCAAGAATGGTTGCGATGGAAAATGCGACCAATAACGCAGGCGAATTGTTGCGACAACTCCGGCTTACCTATAACCGCGAACGCCAAGCGGCAATCACCAAAGAAATTATTGAAGTTTCCTCTGGTGCAGATGCTTTAGGTTAA
- a CDS encoding F0F1 ATP synthase subunit alpha, with amino-acid sequence MATAIRPDEITAVLTSELGNFASETDVYEVGTVLQVGDGIARIYGLSNVQSGELVEFSASGVTGMVLNLEEDNVGAVLFGKSDLVKEGHEVRRTKRIASIRVSEAMLGRVIDPLGNPIDGKGPITGQTYEMPLERIAPGVVFREPVKEPLQTGIKAIDAMIPIGRGQRELVIGDRQTGKTAVLVDTIINQKDTHKTDKPVFCIYVAVGQKSSTVAQVMRSLEENGALDYTVIVNAPASDAAPLQFVAPFAGAAIGEYFRDTGRHALVIYDDLSKQAVAYREVSLLLRRPPGREAYPGDVFYLHSRLLERAAKIISADEVAKNMNDLPESLKGKVKGGGSLTALPVIETQAGDVSAYIPTNVISITDGQIFLESNLFNSGVRPAINVGISVSRVGGNAQVKGMKKVAGTLRLDLANYRSLEAFAKFGSDLDAATQATLRRGERLVEMLKQGQYQPMGVAYQIAEIYLAGKGVLDKLPADKVRFFLQELNETLRTRYTAQMDGITATGVMSDETAKAIEGAAKDLLNVYGA; translated from the coding sequence ATGGCAACTGCAATCCGCCCCGATGAAATTACAGCTGTGCTGACCAGCGAGCTGGGTAATTTCGCAAGCGAAACGGATGTTTATGAAGTTGGCACCGTACTCCAAGTGGGGGACGGGATTGCCCGTATCTATGGCCTCTCGAACGTACAGTCTGGGGAATTGGTCGAGTTTTCCGCTTCCGGCGTTACCGGAATGGTACTCAACCTCGAAGAAGACAACGTTGGGGCGGTATTGTTTGGTAAAAGCGATCTGGTAAAAGAAGGCCATGAAGTACGCCGTACCAAGCGGATTGCTTCCATCCGGGTTTCTGAAGCCATGTTAGGACGGGTGATTGACCCGCTCGGTAATCCGATTGATGGCAAAGGGCCTATTACGGGCCAGACCTATGAAATGCCGCTCGAACGCATTGCGCCGGGGGTAGTTTTCCGTGAGCCTGTAAAAGAACCGCTTCAAACGGGTATTAAGGCCATTGATGCGATGATCCCGATTGGACGTGGTCAACGCGAATTGGTGATTGGTGACCGCCAAACGGGTAAAACTGCCGTTTTGGTGGATACCATCATCAATCAAAAAGATACCCACAAGACGGATAAGCCGGTTTTTTGTATCTACGTAGCGGTTGGTCAAAAATCTTCGACGGTCGCGCAGGTAATGAGGTCTCTCGAAGAGAATGGTGCCTTAGATTATACGGTTATCGTAAATGCACCCGCCTCCGATGCGGCACCGTTACAGTTCGTTGCACCCTTTGCAGGCGCCGCTATCGGGGAGTATTTCCGTGATACAGGCCGCCACGCCTTGGTGATCTATGATGACCTTTCTAAACAGGCGGTTGCTTACCGCGAGGTTTCGCTCTTGCTCCGTCGTCCTCCGGGCCGAGAAGCCTACCCCGGTGACGTATTCTATCTGCATAGCCGCCTCTTGGAGCGTGCGGCAAAGATCATCAGTGCAGATGAGGTTGCCAAAAACATGAACGATTTGCCCGAATCTCTGAAAGGTAAAGTGAAGGGCGGTGGCTCGTTAACGGCCCTCCCAGTGATCGAAACACAAGCGGGGGACGTTTCTGCATACATCCCGACGAACGTAATTTCCATTACCGATGGCCAGATTTTCTTGGAGTCCAACCTCTTTAACTCCGGTGTCCGTCCGGCGATCAACGTAGGGATCTCGGTTAGTCGTGTGGGGGGGAATGCCCAAGTGAAGGGGATGAAAAAAGTCGCGGGTACGTTACGTTTGGATTTGGCAAACTACCGAAGTCTTGAAGCTTTTGCCAAGTTTGGATCGGATTTGGATGCTGCCACCCAAGCGACGCTCCGCCGTGGGGAACGTCTGGTAGAAATGTTGAAACAAGGACAGTACCAGCCGATGGGTGTTGCATACCAAATTGCAGAGATCTATTTGGCAGGAAAAGGTGTATTGGATAAATTGCCCGCAGACAAAGTGCGCTTCTTCTTGCAAGAGCTAAATGAAACGTTGCGGACGCGCTACACCGCTCAAATGGATGGGATTACGGCGACTGGGGTTATGAGCGACGAGACGGCGAAAGCGATTGAAGGCGCTGCTAAAGACCTCTTGAACGTTTACGGCGCATAA
- the atpH gene encoding ATP synthase F1 subunit delta, giving the protein MSQNIARRYAQALFANANAQKNVAAVDADAALLLQTLVESRPLNLLFASPVVNREKKEAVLQKLLVNKVSSDFQNFVMMLVQKGRESMIKEVCEAYQTLRNDQEGILVAEVRVAFSLQEDELGALKQELEKRTGKQIRLRVKTDESLIGGVIVRIGDTVYDGSVKTKLNALRERLLKGSFLSN; this is encoded by the coding sequence ATGAGCCAAAACATTGCGCGGCGATATGCACAAGCCTTGTTTGCCAATGCCAATGCACAAAAAAATGTAGCAGCGGTGGATGCCGATGCCGCGCTGTTGTTGCAAACCCTCGTCGAGTCGCGCCCACTCAACTTGCTTTTTGCAAGTCCGGTCGTAAACCGCGAGAAAAAAGAGGCGGTACTCCAAAAATTGCTCGTCAACAAAGTGTCTTCCGATTTTCAGAACTTCGTCATGATGCTCGTGCAAAAAGGCCGAGAATCCATGATTAAGGAAGTTTGTGAGGCATACCAAACCCTCCGGAACGATCAAGAAGGCATTCTGGTGGCTGAGGTCCGTGTGGCTTTTTCGTTGCAAGAAGACGAATTGGGCGCACTGAAGCAAGAGCTGGAAAAACGTACCGGAAAGCAAATCCGGCTACGGGTAAAAACAGATGAAAGCCTGATTGGCGGCGTCATCGTCCGAATTGGAGATACCGTTTACGATGGTAGCGTGAAAACCAAATTGAATGCGTTGCGCGAACGTTTGCTCAAAGGCTCGTTCTTGAGCAACTGA
- the atpF gene encoding F0F1 ATP synthase subunit B yields the protein MTLIIAGGIVSPNLGLAFWLIIVFSLVMFVLRKYAWGPITKALTEREETIATSISRAEKALAEAKQLSEDNAKARREAELQAQQIIRDAREAAETLRKTEEERAKAHIKQMQDLAQAEIAREKQSALEALRSEVASLVITAAEKVVKENLDSPKQRKLVDSFIKDLSKN from the coding sequence ATGACCCTCATCATTGCTGGTGGCATTGTATCACCCAATTTAGGTCTCGCCTTTTGGCTGATTATTGTTTTCTCGCTTGTTATGTTTGTCTTGCGCAAATATGCTTGGGGGCCAATTACTAAGGCGCTGACCGAGCGGGAAGAAACCATTGCCACTTCTATTTCACGCGCCGAAAAAGCTTTAGCCGAGGCAAAGCAACTCTCTGAGGACAATGCAAAAGCCCGTCGCGAGGCCGAGTTACAGGCGCAGCAAATAATCCGAGATGCCCGTGAGGCCGCCGAGACACTTCGTAAAACCGAGGAGGAAAGAGCCAAGGCACACATTAAGCAGATGCAGGATTTGGCTCAGGCAGAAATCGCCCGCGAAAAACAAAGTGCATTAGAAGCCCTCCGGTCTGAAGTCGCAAGTTTGGTGATCACGGCTGCCGAAAAAGTGGTAAAAGAAAACTTGGATTCCCCAAAACAACGGAAGTTGGTGGATAGCTTTATTAAAGACTTGTCCAAAAACTAA
- the atpE gene encoding ATP synthase F0 subunit C, with amino-acid sequence MENIGLLSAGLGAGLSVIGAGLGIGRLAAAALEGAARQPEATGDLRALMIVAAALIEGAAFFALVICLLLAL; translated from the coding sequence ATGGAAAACATCGGTCTTCTTAGCGCTGGTCTCGGTGCCGGTCTTTCAGTAATCGGAGCTGGTTTGGGCATTGGACGTTTGGCGGCAGCTGCTCTTGAAGGTGCTGCACGTCAGCCGGAAGCTACGGGTGACCTGCGCGCCCTGATGATCGTGGCCGCTGCTCTTATCGAAGGTGCTGCATTCTTCGCACTCGTAATCTGCTTATTGCTTGCACTCTAA
- the atpB gene encoding F0F1 ATP synthase subunit A produces MSKVKKELNKPSVFAYMKFKHLFLTLFLAAFCGHVAVYAGGDGEFDAVSHTADGNYLDFSPFGLVELPRIFLIKDANGAYGLDVYGSTGQALMSGNYAVVEAESAKKPTEAANHGEEVHVLDPHHYLHADISATGNTLVVDFSPTRHLIFMIIAALLVCFVFISLASRYKKGIGRTTAPKGLFQNMFETLVLFVRDDVARPNLGKNADKYMPYLLSCFFLILFANLFGLIPFSGTATANITTTAVLAIFTFLLTQKAGTKDYWMHIFWPPGIPIWMKPILIPIEILGIFTKPFALAVRLFANMTAGHLVILNFIGLIFLFNLKFGSVAAYGVAPLGVFMAFFINMIEIMVAFIQAYVFTMLSALFIGMAAEEHHHDEAHAH; encoded by the coding sequence ATGTCGAAAGTAAAAAAAGAATTGAATAAACCATCTGTTTTTGCTTATATGAAGTTCAAGCACCTGTTTCTGACCCTATTCTTAGCCGCTTTTTGTGGGCATGTCGCCGTTTATGCGGGCGGCGATGGCGAGTTTGATGCCGTAAGCCACACTGCTGACGGCAATTATTTGGACTTTTCCCCATTTGGATTGGTGGAGTTGCCGCGTATCTTTTTAATTAAAGATGCAAATGGGGCTTATGGTTTAGACGTTTATGGTAGTACTGGCCAAGCGCTTATGTCTGGTAATTATGCGGTTGTAGAGGCGGAATCGGCTAAAAAACCTACAGAGGCTGCTAATCATGGTGAAGAAGTGCATGTCTTGGATCCGCATCATTATCTACACGCCGATATTTCGGCAACGGGGAATACCTTGGTTGTGGATTTTTCGCCTACGCGCCATTTGATCTTCATGATCATTGCAGCGCTATTGGTCTGTTTCGTGTTTATTTCTTTGGCTTCTCGGTATAAAAAAGGGATTGGTCGCACTACGGCTCCTAAGGGTCTTTTTCAAAATATGTTCGAGACCTTGGTACTATTTGTTCGCGATGATGTTGCACGTCCAAACTTGGGGAAGAATGCGGATAAGTATATGCCATACCTCCTCTCTTGTTTTTTCCTGATTCTCTTTGCGAATCTTTTTGGCTTGATCCCTTTTAGTGGTACAGCTACGGCCAACATCACGACTACTGCGGTTTTGGCCATTTTTACGTTTTTACTAACGCAAAAGGCTGGCACCAAAGACTATTGGATGCACATTTTCTGGCCACCCGGTATCCCGATTTGGATGAAGCCTATTTTGATTCCGATCGAGATCTTGGGTATTTTCACCAAGCCTTTTGCACTTGCGGTGCGGCTTTTTGCCAATATGACTGCCGGGCACTTGGTTATCCTTAATTTTATAGGCTTGATCTTCCTTTTTAACCTAAAATTTGGTAGCGTTGCTGCGTATGGGGTTGCACCATTGGGCGTATTTATGGCCTTCTTCATCAATATGATTGAGATTATGGTGGCTTTTATTCAGGCATATGTGTTCACCATGCTTTCGGCCTTGTTTATAGGAATGGCCGCAGAGGAACACCACCACGACGAAGCACACGCACACTAA
- a CDS encoding AtpZ/AtpI family protein, which produces MMVSNNMEAESSKNKKSPSVHTKAGGEYMQLGLQIGFSFLVFIGFGFWLDGLWGTKPLFLLTGAAFAMVSMMALLYKVWREMENDAIKKRKQQNGKK; this is translated from the coding sequence ATGATGGTCTCTAATAATATGGAAGCAGAATCCTCGAAAAACAAAAAGTCACCCAGTGTGCATACCAAAGCGGGCGGGGAATATATGCAGTTGGGGCTCCAGATCGGCTTTTCATTTCTGGTATTTATTGGTTTTGGATTTTGGTTAGATGGATTATGGGGGACGAAGCCCTTGTTCTTGCTTACGGGAGCGGCTTTTGCAATGGTCTCGATGATGGCCTTGCTGTACAAGGTATGGCGAGAAATGGAGAATGACGCTATAAAAAAGCGAAAACAGCAAAATGGGAAAAAGTGA
- a CDS encoding polymer-forming cytoskeletal protein codes for MALFNKSSNEVAQAPSARPTAASVPNPMQLNMVGPGATFEGVLRTKSDTIINGKVIGKIFVEGRLVVNPDGFVEGEVNATNADIAGKIKGDVNCDERLSLKSGGRVDGNISTKKLSVEDGAAFTGKCTMTIMEAPTTENPPLGMGISAESKPPVNKERFAPTSGVGVNKVR; via the coding sequence ATGGCTTTATTTAACAAAAGTTCGAACGAAGTAGCCCAAGCGCCTTCGGCCCGGCCAACAGCTGCCTCGGTTCCAAATCCGATGCAGTTAAACATGGTGGGCCCTGGAGCAACCTTTGAGGGGGTGCTACGAACGAAAAGTGACACCATTATTAATGGTAAAGTGATCGGCAAAATCTTTGTAGAAGGCCGATTGGTTGTTAATCCGGATGGATTTGTGGAAGGGGAGGTCAATGCGACGAATGCAGACATCGCTGGTAAAATCAAGGGCGACGTGAACTGTGACGAGCGCCTTTCCCTTAAATCTGGTGGAAGGGTGGATGGCAATATCTCTACCAAAAAGTTATCGGTAGAGGATGGTGCCGCATTCACGGGCAAATGTACAATGACCATCATGGAAGCACCTACTACCGAGAACCCGCCTTTGGGTATGGGCATCTCGGCTGAGAGCAAGCCGCCTGTAAACAAGGAGCGTTTTGCCCCTACTTCTGGTGTAGGTGTGAACAAGGTTCGGTAA
- a CDS encoding M23 family metallopeptidase, giving the protein MSKVMAVFAGGILLVILLFLIFPVREWVIGGVTGQGDPLKLNADRLTALQDSLETQQLYLLKLREVLLGSDSTKVKIRATAVKSDTVHKGVPPKKRNGEEAVSASVPDTKVQPDQSVSSRKESTALHTLVKEVSANRSLTHRQPALALNVMSVPNGQVPPVRLYLNPITLPAHAPVNGFVTRGFEAKSGHYGIDVAVQKGTSVRSIADGYVTFADWTHEGGFVIVIQHAGGYISAYKHNSRLLKRVGERVRSREAIAVSGNTGEITSGPHLHFELWHEGLAQDPRAAIIGW; this is encoded by the coding sequence ATGTCCAAGGTTATGGCTGTTTTCGCAGGTGGTATTCTGCTTGTAATTTTATTGTTCCTTATTTTTCCTGTGCGGGAATGGGTAATCGGTGGCGTAACAGGTCAGGGGGATCCACTTAAGTTGAATGCAGATCGCTTAACAGCACTTCAAGACTCTTTAGAAACGCAACAGTTATATTTGCTAAAACTTCGTGAAGTGCTATTAGGCTCGGATTCTACAAAAGTTAAAATACGTGCAACTGCTGTTAAGTCTGATACGGTACATAAGGGCGTTCCTCCAAAAAAGCGTAACGGTGAAGAAGCAGTATCTGCTTCAGTTCCTGATACAAAGGTTCAACCCGACCAATCCGTAAGTTCACGAAAAGAAAGCACCGCACTCCATACTTTGGTAAAAGAGGTTTCTGCGAATAGGTCCCTAACCCATCGGCAGCCGGCTCTTGCCTTGAATGTAATGTCGGTTCCAAATGGTCAAGTTCCGCCAGTACGTTTGTACCTCAATCCCATTACTTTGCCAGCACATGCGCCAGTGAATGGTTTTGTGACACGTGGCTTCGAGGCCAAGTCGGGACATTATGGCATTGATGTTGCTGTTCAGAAGGGGACTTCGGTGCGTTCTATTGCTGATGGATATGTAACTTTTGCAGATTGGACGCATGAAGGTGGTTTTGTGATTGTTATTCAACACGCAGGTGGCTATATTTCAGCCTATAAACACAATAGCCGCTTGTTGAAACGTGTCGGAGAGCGTGTAAGATCGCGAGAAGCAATCGCTGTCAGTGGGAATACGGGTGAAATAACCAGTGGTCCACATTTGCATTTTGAACTTTGGCATGAAGGTTTGGCACAAGACCCAAGAGCGGCCATCATTGGTTGGTAA
- the rpsT gene encoding 30S ribosomal protein S20: MPQHKSAEKRVRQSEKRRLRNRVHKSRVRTMIKKVKLSEEKEGATVLLNDAKAYLDRLSAKGIIHVNMAANIKGKLDRHVNALA; this comes from the coding sequence ATGCCGCAACACAAATCCGCTGAGAAGCGCGTTCGTCAAAGTGAAAAGCGTCGTCTTCGCAATCGTGTACACAAAAGCCGTGTACGCACCATGATCAAGAAAGTCAAGTTAAGCGAAGAAAAAGAAGGCGCTACCGTACTTCTTAACGACGCAAAGGCTTATTTAGACCGCCTTTCTGCTAAAGGAATTATTCACGTAAATATGGCCGCCAACATCAAAGGTAAGTTGGATCGCCATGTGAATGCGTTAGCCTAA